A portion of the Leifsonia sp. EB41 genome contains these proteins:
- a CDS encoding AAA family ATPase, with the protein MQVRGGVARWKRGRSSHGVKQAVSYAFSGVCDATLTAKTADGVIAAAGYAAAVMTRYIVENGAIRDDLLTRDQLKAWVDGLDPLTGERRGRDLESPVADLILDATINAPKSFSIAAMLDPELAAAYEDLQDRLRDRIVKLWQTELNARRGKGGSIREDLARIEVVELRHERSRSLDPHKHRHLWLNVKVQGQDGKWSNIDTRVALRFQNVINAEGDLASRTDPTWITALAAKGFTLNEAGEITQLQHLVRPLSKRSAQIEANKTARTAWWKQQHPGQEPSHDVLSQIDHWAWAVGRPDKPGELDEDGWAALVREELFTADPALGMPRSPALLPSVAVEDLDLELLAAKAVVDADARSTGSGGRFSWMDVRAGALRAIAGTGVVADREGLAKLAEDVVARSRTATLISEPNAPKHVKHLMAVSTATLKATLAQKVDAFSAPGQILDTAEVAAIGHAIEPDRVLDDGQLDGAAAIGGTSRSVVVSGPAGTGKTTMLKVAGAALRRRGHKMIIVAPTKKASAVAGRETMSASSSLHQLLHDFGWRWAADASGATVWKRLSIGERDLVTGAIYSGPRISIDRGDRIVVDEAGMLDLEAASALLDIAHASGAGVALVGDEQQALPVGHSGAMALFWRRSPQRVELTTTHRFKDPEWAELMLRLRDPVDQAAMWGVATDIIRTEHAVMADSDLAARAAMVEGWFDAARDRETISLVTATHTEAQEISEAIQARRIASGAISVGRAVSGQGGQTIFVGDVVQSRRNDSVADVQNRQNWVVKTISKDTVILAASTDTTDLRKVSLAYAESHIHLAYATTVYGVQGETTDRSLVGPGVDAAGLYVGLTRGKEHNSVVLVAPTEDAARSELVELMQRRTVEETMEKSRAAARSELRRAAQSATGPIVEAPARHAASVGIE; encoded by the coding sequence GTGCAGGTGCGTGGCGGAGTAGCCAGGTGGAAGCGGGGACGGTCCTCCCACGGGGTCAAGCAAGCGGTCAGCTATGCCTTCAGCGGTGTCTGTGACGCCACTCTCACCGCCAAGACCGCCGACGGGGTTATCGCCGCCGCCGGCTACGCCGCCGCCGTCATGACCCGGTACATCGTGGAGAACGGTGCCATCCGCGACGACCTCCTCACCCGCGACCAGCTCAAAGCCTGGGTCGACGGGCTCGACCCGCTCACCGGGGAGCGCCGTGGCCGGGACCTCGAGTCCCCGGTCGCGGACCTGATTCTGGATGCGACGATCAACGCGCCGAAGTCGTTCTCGATCGCCGCGATGCTCGACCCCGAGTTAGCCGCCGCATACGAGGACCTTCAAGATCGGCTCCGGGACCGGATTGTGAAGCTGTGGCAGACCGAGCTCAACGCCCGCCGCGGCAAAGGCGGCAGCATCCGTGAAGACCTCGCCCGGATCGAAGTCGTCGAACTCCGCCACGAACGCTCCCGCTCCCTGGACCCGCACAAGCACCGCCACCTCTGGCTGAATGTCAAAGTCCAAGGCCAAGACGGCAAATGGTCCAACATCGACACCCGGGTCGCGCTGCGGTTCCAGAACGTCATCAACGCCGAAGGCGACCTCGCCTCCCGCACCGACCCCACCTGGATCACCGCCCTCGCAGCTAAGGGGTTCACACTCAACGAGGCCGGCGAGATTACTCAACTGCAGCACCTGGTGCGACCGTTGTCGAAGCGGTCCGCGCAGATCGAAGCCAACAAGACCGCCCGCACCGCATGGTGGAAGCAACAGCACCCCGGGCAGGAACCCTCCCACGATGTGCTCAGTCAGATCGACCACTGGGCGTGGGCGGTCGGCCGACCCGACAAGCCAGGCGAGCTGGACGAAGACGGATGGGCGGCGCTCGTCCGGGAAGAACTCTTCACCGCCGACCCTGCGCTGGGCATGCCGCGTTCTCCCGCACTCCTGCCTTCTGTCGCCGTCGAGGATCTCGACCTCGAGTTGCTGGCAGCCAAGGCTGTTGTCGACGCGGACGCCCGATCGACCGGCAGCGGTGGCCGCTTCAGCTGGATGGACGTGCGCGCCGGTGCGCTCCGCGCGATCGCCGGGACAGGCGTCGTCGCCGACCGCGAAGGCCTCGCGAAGCTCGCTGAGGACGTCGTGGCGCGGTCGCGCACAGCGACGCTGATTTCCGAACCGAACGCGCCAAAGCACGTGAAGCATCTCATGGCGGTCTCTACTGCCACTCTGAAGGCCACGCTCGCTCAAAAGGTCGACGCGTTCTCCGCGCCCGGACAGATCCTCGACACGGCCGAGGTCGCCGCGATCGGCCACGCAATCGAACCCGACCGAGTTCTGGATGATGGGCAGCTCGATGGCGCGGCGGCGATCGGGGGCACCTCGCGCAGTGTCGTCGTCTCCGGGCCGGCCGGCACAGGCAAGACCACAATGCTCAAGGTGGCTGGGGCTGCTCTGCGGCGTCGCGGCCACAAGATGATCATCGTCGCACCAACCAAGAAGGCGTCCGCCGTCGCCGGGCGCGAAACGATGAGCGCATCGTCGTCCCTCCACCAGCTCCTTCACGACTTTGGATGGCGCTGGGCAGCTGACGCGTCCGGGGCGACCGTGTGGAAGCGCCTCTCGATCGGCGAGAGGGATCTGGTGACGGGGGCAATCTACAGCGGCCCACGGATCAGCATCGATCGGGGTGACCGCATCGTCGTTGACGAGGCTGGCATGCTGGACCTCGAGGCCGCGTCAGCCCTCCTGGATATCGCGCATGCCTCTGGCGCGGGAGTCGCTCTCGTCGGCGACGAGCAACAAGCGCTCCCGGTCGGGCACTCGGGTGCCATGGCGCTCTTCTGGCGCCGCTCACCTCAGCGTGTTGAGCTCACGACGACGCATCGATTCAAAGATCCCGAGTGGGCGGAACTTATGCTTCGACTACGGGATCCCGTAGACCAGGCAGCCATGTGGGGCGTGGCCACCGACATCATTCGTACTGAGCACGCTGTGATGGCAGACAGCGACCTCGCCGCGCGCGCGGCGATGGTCGAAGGATGGTTCGACGCCGCACGCGATCGAGAGACGATATCCCTGGTCACGGCGACTCACACTGAAGCGCAGGAGATTAGCGAAGCGATCCAGGCCCGCCGGATCGCATCTGGCGCGATCTCCGTGGGCCGCGCGGTTTCCGGACAGGGTGGACAGACAATCTTTGTCGGCGACGTAGTTCAGTCGCGCCGGAATGACTCGGTCGCCGACGTGCAGAACCGCCAGAACTGGGTCGTGAAGACCATCAGCAAGGACACCGTCATCCTTGCCGCCAGCACCGATACGACCGACCTTCGAAAAGTCAGCCTGGCCTACGCCGAGTCGCACATTCACCTCGCATACGCCACAACGGTCTACGGCGTTCAAGGCGAGACGACCGACCGATCCCTCGTCGGTCCGGGAGTTGACGCAGCGGGCCTCTATGTCGGTCTTACTCGCGGCAAGGAGCACAACTCCGTCGTGCTCGTTGCCCCGACGGAAGACGCTGCGAGATCAGAACTGGTCGAACTGATGCAGCGCCGAACGGTAGAAGAAACGATGGAGAAGTCTCGAGCGGCCGCCAGGTCGGAACTGCGGCGCGCTGCCCAGTCAGCCACTGGACCGATCGTCGAGGCTCCTGCGCGGCACGCCGCTTCGGTTGGCATCGAATGA
- a CDS encoding tyrosine-type recombinase/integrase translates to MGNIDAYESAKGRRYRVRWRDPEHQQREKRGFRTKREAELYNATVEVAMARGTYFEASQSKITVGELAEEWLANKEQALKPSSFSPIRIAWRVYVEPRWAATPIGAIRPSAVEKWIRELSQGKALTVRVRQGNAGKPRSAGVVLRAVGILAGILDVAVRDGRIPANPARGASNLPRKASKKRRRYLTNEEVFRFARAVPDDKRSVLVLTLAYTGIRWGEAVALSVNDIDLDRCRLAIHQTATEVDGLIHVGPPKSWEARSVPFPAFLAPRLATLIAGKKGTELVFPARAGGYLARPDTAWNRQSWWLTALRDAGLEHMTPHDLKHTAASLAVSAGANVKALQRMLGHKSAAMTLDTYADLFEDDLGSVADRLNERALAESNGTLWTAS, encoded by the coding sequence GTGGGAAACATCGACGCTTACGAGTCGGCCAAGGGCCGTCGCTATCGCGTGCGCTGGCGCGACCCTGAGCACCAGCAGCGCGAGAAGCGAGGGTTCCGCACGAAGCGTGAAGCGGAGCTCTACAACGCAACCGTCGAAGTAGCGATGGCGAGGGGGACCTACTTCGAGGCGTCTCAGTCCAAGATCACTGTCGGCGAGCTCGCTGAAGAGTGGCTCGCCAACAAGGAGCAAGCCCTCAAACCATCAAGCTTCTCCCCCATCCGCATCGCATGGCGCGTCTACGTCGAGCCACGCTGGGCCGCGACACCGATCGGCGCGATCCGGCCATCCGCCGTCGAAAAGTGGATACGAGAACTGAGCCAGGGCAAAGCGCTAACTGTACGAGTCCGCCAAGGCAACGCTGGCAAGCCCCGATCGGCTGGGGTCGTCCTCCGCGCGGTCGGGATCCTCGCGGGGATCCTCGACGTTGCGGTACGCGATGGCAGGATTCCCGCGAACCCGGCACGGGGCGCGAGCAATCTCCCGCGGAAGGCGAGCAAGAAGCGCCGCCGGTATCTGACCAACGAGGAGGTCTTCCGCTTCGCTCGAGCCGTACCCGACGACAAACGCAGCGTCCTGGTGTTGACACTCGCCTACACCGGCATCCGCTGGGGCGAAGCTGTCGCGCTCAGCGTGAACGACATCGATCTTGACCGTTGCCGTCTGGCTATCCACCAGACCGCGACCGAAGTGGACGGGCTCATTCACGTCGGACCGCCAAAAAGTTGGGAGGCTCGTTCCGTACCTTTCCCGGCGTTTCTGGCCCCTCGCCTCGCAACGCTCATCGCTGGGAAGAAGGGAACCGAGCTCGTGTTCCCCGCCCGCGCGGGCGGCTATCTTGCGCGGCCCGACACTGCCTGGAACCGGCAGTCCTGGTGGCTGACCGCGCTGCGCGACGCCGGACTCGAGCACATGACCCCACACGACCTCAAACACACTGCCGCGAGTCTGGCCGTTAGTGCCGGCGCAAACGTCAAAGCGCTGCAGCGCATGCTCGGGCACAAGTCGGCCGCGATGACACTGGACACCTACGCCGATCTCTTTGAGGACGACCTTGGTTCCGTCGCAGATCGACTCAACGAGCGAGCCCTCGCAGAGAGCAATGGGACACTCTGGACAGCCTCATAG